The following DNA comes from Pristis pectinata isolate sPriPec2 chromosome 33, sPriPec2.1.pri, whole genome shotgun sequence.
AGTATAGGAGGGCCATTTTAActcctctctgtgtctctctcctctctttctccccattCCActgttccccacccctttcactcCAGGTTATTCAAGGAACATGCAGAAACTAAGAAGCATTTCCCCAAGTTTAGGGACTTGTCTCTGGATCAGCTGGAGAACAATGAGGATGTCCGCACCCATGGCAACACTGTGCTCCAGACTGTGGGCAAAATAGTGAAGAAGAAGGGTAGCCATGCCAACGAGTTGAAGGCATTGGCAGAAACGCACATCCACAAGCACAAGATCCCGCCACATAACTTCACTGTAAGTACACATTCCAAAGCACTATATAACTGACTGATAACTtttgacaatttctgctgttcaaCAAATGAGTCATCATTGAATTCTTAGTACATGCCCACATTATTGAGTCCCCACTTAGCACGTGCCCACAGCTCAAAGTTGTTTAATCAGACAGCTCAGCTGGTCCTTTCCCTTGCCCCTgagccctcccctcctctcctgaagATGCTGCTGATAATCCTCAGCACTCGGCATCCTGTGAAAATAAACAATCCATCCTAATTAGTGACTCTAGACAGTAGGCATTTGTGAGCTATCTGACTGTAGTGGGCATGATGTTGTCCATATCCATGCTCCCTATTGCTCAAGAGGCATTGGAGTGATTTGGGCAATGGCTGATTTTGTTTACACGACTGCAGCAGTGTTGACACCAATGTAACTAGCTCCATAATTATCAACCCTCGATATGTCAGTCCCACACATACTTATCCAattcaatgcactttcctgtgAAATTAATACCATGCTCACCTTATTCTTGTTCACTTTGTATTTCCTTCCAGCTGATCACCAACATTATGTTGACCATCCTCACCGAGAAGTACCCAAGCAGCATGACTGGACCTGTAAAGGATTCATTCTCAAAGGTGTTTCAGACAATCTGCTCCGACCTTGAGAAACTGTACAAGGAAGCTAATTTCCAGGGCTAAACACTGACCCTCCTGAATAAAGCTCATAAGTAACAGTGCAAAAATTGTATTAAATAGTATGATAGTAATAGTTTGGTAGAAGTGGCTATTCCGCTTTTAATTCCTGATGGGCTTTATAGACTGTAGATCCTTTTGTTTAGTTCACAATATaatgttttctttgtgaatgaACCTACAATGTAATGAATGTGTGGAAATGCAATTAGATCATCAACTACTTTCCTATTCGCATATATTTGAATTCACATTATTCTACCATTGCTGCTTTGGAAACTCCATAGACTAGGTTCACAGTAAAGTCTCAACCCAGAGTACAATATATTGTACCACTAAGTTCCTACATTGGATCCAGCGCCCAGCTCTAGGATTCCACATTCAAAGTTGGTATGGGTGGGAGCTCACACCAGAATATCCACCTGGGCTAAGGTGTACAATACAGGCAAATCTGATCCACTGCTCtccaaaataaatcagaaagCTTAGATCTCAATTCGTCCTGTGAAGTGGATGTGTGGTTAGAATTTAAATTATTTAGCTAACAGTGGCCAGCAGGTAAGAATTTGAGCAAAGGCTCTGTTCACTGACCTCTCACTGACCACTGTAAACTTGAGTGGGTTCAGGCGGAATGAACAGAGAATCCCACCATCAGATTGAATTTTCACGACCAAATTCATTGCCCAATAGTTCCAATACTTATAAACTGGAAAAATTTGGCCATTTATTTCCCACAACAGGATGCTACCGATATACCCACCCAGGAATGCATCATTCTTTGGCCTGGGtctgaagattgtgggttcaagactTGCTCCAAAGATCTTTCCTCATCATCTAAGCTGACACACCTGCTGTGCACGTGCAGCACTGTGGTAGGAGCTGCCTTTCAGATAATATGTTGTAACAAGGTCTTATTTACCCCCTGATAGGATGTAAACATTAATGAGGCACTCACTCTATAGTAAAAGATCAGAGCTGCTGGGTCTGGTCAATATGTTTATCTTTCAACCAACATGACAAACAGACCATCTGTCACTAACACTATCTGAGGAACtttgttctgcccaactttctacaTAACAACAGCGATTATACTTCAATAGGACTTAATTTGTAGTAGTTAAAGAAATATACGTCTTCCTTTCTTTAACCATCCCTGAGAAACTGATGATCAAATAtggcaaaattaaatttctcaagtgtgttaAATTAATGAATATTGTCTTCATCTATaatcccagaatgtgttatctcgcttgatgccaagaaggtgtttgatagagttgcatgggaatatttatttaacacacttgagaaatttaaaatattaaaatgcaaataacgatttttaataaatcctgtctggtcataagaaataatttgtggaagtaccttttccagtctagaagccaatattttggaaaaaattttggaatccacattcaataaagaaataggtctgtaagatgcacattcagtaggatctttatccattttcagaattaaagagatagttgcttcataaaaagattgtggtaattcacctactgatagggcatctttaaaaattttacctaaccagggagagagaagatcagaaaaggatttaaaaaattcaactgtatacccatcaggaccaggtgttttacccgaattcattgaagaaattgctttctttatttcttcctccgaaatgggtgtatttaatattgaacgttcattgtgataatttcagagtcttcaaattccttaaaaattcatgcattaatgtaggatcctcaggaaattctgattgatataaagaagaataaaattcttgaaaagatttattaatttgatcatggcaAAATTGTtctgaatttacagcacagaccTGACGCTGACAGCCGATGATGCCAGACTGCGTAACAAAGAAAACATTATCTTGACACATGCCCAGCTCAACCCTCATCCTCTACTTAAATAAGTTTCTTTTTTGGTAttgctttttaaatattaattacaGAAGATATTTTAATTCCTTAAATCTTAGTAAATCAGGATCAGCCATTCTTCTAAcattttcagaagcagaatcaatTCTAATTCAAATCCTAAATTCTTTTTCGAGGATGTTTTAGAGGGGGTCAGAACATTGCCTAAAGTTACCATCTGCTTCAGAGACTGGCCAAGCTTAACACACTGCTGGTGTGATCACAGTTTCCTGATTTACAAGTAAACAGGAACAGTTCATCATATCCAGAGCTCCTAGGTTATGGTGATTGAGTCAATGAACAAAATGTTTTGGGAATGAATACCTTGATTCTGCTAGTCTATTTGCATGTAGACAGATCAAGTAGTGTAATGTACAACTTGTAACTTTTTAGCAGCAGCAGAACATGTTAATTCCAATTTTATCTTCTCCATacacagaaaaaaatattcagcTTGCCTGGGCTATAGATATaatccccttctctccctcctaaTTGTCTGATCATTCAACAGCCAACCATTAGTGCTTGACTTAACCAATACTCTGCCCAGGTATATATGCCTGGATAAATTTCAAATAGCGGGAACAGTAGTGATTGCATATGACTATATGTAATACACTACACTGGccatgtaaaaagctgcagatattcCAGCAGTGAGGGTGGGCTTCAGGCAACTGGAATTATTTTGACAATTGCTAACTTGTGTTTTTCTGAATTACATGGAGTTGTATAGTAGAATATCTCCGCTAAGGTACAGTGGAAACAAAACCAGTTAACTTGGCCTGGACAGTAGGAACTGCTTAGGACAAATTCTTTGATTGACCTGTACATGAGAAAACTCAGAAATAAAGGTTGGATTTTGCTGCACTGTGCAATGCATGTTATTTAGACATATCTTCAAAATACATAACCTTTGTCGCACTTATTTAATCTCTACATTGCCATATTTTCAGCTGCACTAGTAACACCTGGAATTTAGCTGGCTATCAACAGGTCAGTGGGAGTTTGTGCAGTCACTTCTGTTTGCTATCACTGTTGTGCCACTACACACTGTAGCCAATTCCCCATTACCGATTTTGTTACTGATAGCATATTTGTTATGTCACTGGACATACAATTCAgaaatgcaagttcaaatcctaaCAAAGCAATTTGTGAATATGAATTTAGTTCATTATTTAAAAGGCTGGGATCAGAATTAGTGACCAGGCAACTGGTGGATTGTCAGAAAATCCTATATTGTTCACCAATGTTCTTGGAAGAAGGAAACCTGCTGCTCTTACTCAGTCTGGTCTATACATGACCCCAGATCAAGGGCAATATAGTTGACCCTTAAATGTCCCAGAATGGCCTTTCAAATAACCGTATCAAACCActattaaataaataatgaaactaAAACTGGACTCCAAGTATTGCAGATGGTAAAGGCCAGTCAACTCTTCCTCACTTCCATCAATTTGTTGTAGTACAGTGGGGAGCACTGGTGCACACACTAACCTGATAAGGTCATAGCTTTCAACCAGTCTCCTGTACTGCAGTTACAAAATACGCTGGTGGAACGGTATACAGTCAGGAGGGAATGGACCCCCGGAATTCTCGACATTGACTACAGACTCTCGGAAGGTTCATAGCATTAAGTCAGGCATGGATAGGAAATCAGCAATCAACCTATTCAGTCAATCAAACCACCTATcagaaataggtgcaggagtgggccacctggAGTTTGCTCCACCACTCTATTGTGAATGATCATCTAcctaaacaccattttcctgaaaTATCCCAAtgtcacttgattcccttaacatccagaaatctgttcAGATGTCAGGTTTGAATGAACTGAGACTGAtccttcacagctctctgaggcagagaattcaccaccttctgcatgaagaaacttctcatctcaaCCCTGAATGGTCTACCCCTTATTTTGCGACTAcaatccctggttctagactcttcagccaggggaaCCAGCCCCTCCACATTATGCCTCTTGAGGCCCATAAAAACTTCTTTGTTTCAATGTGATCGCTTGTCATTTTTCTAAACCCAAGAGAATACAGCCTGGTCTACTCACTTTCTCATAGAGCACACTGCCGTCCCTGGAACTAGTCTAGtgcacctttgctgcactccatcACTTTTTGGGTAACAGGACCACTACTGTACGGATTATTCCAGGTGCATTTTCACCAAAGCCCcgtataattgcagtaaggcatctttactcttgtactcagattCTTTCATAAGGCATCATATCATTTGTCTTCCTGGTCACTTGTTACACTAGCGTTTTGGTTTTCAGTGATTATGTACAAGGATATCTCAGTCCCTTTGAATACCAACATTAtccagtctttcaccatttaaaaatattctgattttttGTGTTGTGCACCAAAGTGGCTAAATTCACAATTCTCCACATTTCATTGCATCTGCCTTGTTTTTTTACCCCATGCAATCAGCTTGCCAATAGTTCGTTGAAACCTCTGTACGTCCTCCTCCCTATTCACATTCCCatccagttttgtatcatcagcaaacttggaaatacgaCACTTGGTCCCCTTGGTCAAATTATTGACACagactgtgaatagctgaggctCCAGCACCGATGTCTGTGGTACCCCATCAATCACAACCTGCCAACGGAAGAAAGAGCTGTATAGTCTCACCCCTTGCTCTCTGTCTAATCCAGGTCAGTATTTTACGCCCAATTCCATGTGGTCCAACCTTGTTCACTAACCTCCTTTGATGGAATTTATCAAAAGCTCTCTGAAGATCCAAatgtaccacatccactggttcctccttatctattctatGAGCCATagcctcaaagaactccagtacattagaaccatagaaccatagaacaatacagcacaatacaggcccttcagcccaccatgttgtgccgacctttaaacctcgcttaagactatctaaccccttcctcccacatatccccctattttaaattcctccatatgcttatctaacaatctcttgaacttgaccagtgtacctgtctccaccaccgtcccaggcagcacattccatgcaccaaccactctctggctgaaaaacctccctctgatatctcccttgaacctcccacccattactttaaagccatgccctcttgtagtgagaattggtgccctgcgaaagaggcgctggctgtccactctatctattcctcttaatattttgtatacctctatcatgtctcccctcatcctccttctctccaaagagtaaagccctagctcccttagtctctcctcataatccatactctccaaaccaggcagcatctttgtaaatctcctctgcaccctttccaacgcttccatatccttccaataataaggcgaccagaactggacacagtactctaagtgcggtctaaccagagttttgtagagctgcattgttacctcacggctcttaaactcaatcccctgacttatgaaagctaacatcccataagctttcttaactaccctatccacctgcgaggcaactttcagtgatctgtggatatgaacccctagatccctctgctcctccatactccccagaatcctgccattgaccttgtactccgccttggagtttgtccttccaaagtgtaccacctcacacttctctggattgaactccatctgccacaattttcctttcataaattcaacCTGACTCTGCTCCATcctgttattcttttcaaggtggtctgttgttattttatctttatctttatccATATAGATTCCGGCATTTTCCCCACTATTGATGTTAAGCTAACAGGTCAGTCATTTCTGGTTCTTTCTTTTataacatctgcaaccctccgatccacaggaacaattccaggatCCATAGAAAATGACAACCAGAGCATTCATCATCTCCGTTGCTACCTCCTTCAGAAGTCTGGGAGTGCAGATCTTTGGGTCCTTGGGATTTACCAGCTTTTAGTTCCTCTGGTTTCTCTGGTACTATTTTTGAATAGTTATTTCCTTTAGTACCTCATTCTCACTAGACCTTGATACTCTTGTATTTTCGGCAGGTTTTTCTGTGAAGACCAGAGTCataagtaatacagcacggaaacaggccctttggcctaactcgtccatgccaaccaaggtgccctcctaagctagtcccatttgcccacatttggccgatatccctctaatcTTTTCTTATCCACGTtatctgtacaaatgtcttttaaatgtcattattgcacCTGCTTCAAATAcattctctagcagctcattccgtatatgcgccaccctctacatgaagaagttgcccctcaggtcccttttgaagcTTTTCCCTCTTACAAACCTATGGCCTTCAGTTTTTGGTGCCCTTTTCTTGGgcaaaagactgagtgcattcaccctctctatgccccccatgattttatacacctctataaggtcatcccctcagtctcctacgttacAAGGAATGAAgtcttagcctggccaacctctccctgtaactcactccctcaagtcctggcaacattctcataaatccttttttgcattctttctgtAGATGGACCACCTTCCTTGTTGAGGTTTTGTGGCTtaaggaaacatttttttctgcaaaatgTGCACTTTTCTTTAACTGCTGGTCATTTCCTGCCCACTGTGATACCTTTCTATGGATTTTCCCATCAACCACAGATAGCTCTCCTTCCATAACTTCATTGTTTCCATTGTTTAGATTTATTACCCTAGTTTAGGATTGAACTACATTACTTTAAAAGTCATTGTGAAATTCCATTATTTTAACGTCAGTCTTCCATAAACACCCCTTTACAACAagatcatcaattaaccctttgTCACTGCACAAAACTAAATCTAAAATCACTTTTTTGCTAGTTGATTCCTCCACATATTGATCTGGAAAATGTTCATTCCAAGCATTCGTTCTCCACCTTATTATTGCTAATTTGACTTTGCCCATTCTACCTGCAAGTGAAAGTTACTGAATTATTTCTGTTACATGCACCTccaattttctgatttatggCGAGTTCTATATTATAATTGTGTGGTGGCCTATAAATAAATCCTACCAGTAGTctgctgtcatagagtcatagagttgtacagcaagggaacaggccctttggctcatcacaACCACATTgatctttttgtccatctatactaatcctattttcccgcACCAGGTCCAcacctttctatgccttgcctgtctaaatgtctcctaaacatagtgattatatctgactctaccacctcctctgttttttcacacacagagaatGCTTCAGATATCTACCAGTCTCTGCGCGTAAGAAACTTTCCTTTCAGATCCCTGTAAAACTGACGAGGgcccttgatgatggatgccgccttcttgaggcaccgcctcttgaaggtgtcctcgatagtggggagggttgtgcccatgatggagctggctgagtctacacccctctgcagcctcttttgatcctgcgcattggagcctccatcccaggcggtgatgcaaccagtcagaatgttctccaccgtaggGATTCTAGGATTTcaatctgccactttaattcaccatcccattcccattctgagttctgtctgtggcctcttgtgcTGTTATAATGATGAGCAACGCTTCATTttccgtctgggcacattgcagccttctgaactcaatgttgaattctccagttttagCGTACTCgctctttctgtttgtttcagaactggccatttttgcttgCTGtcgttttggctcagtttttctttggcTTTTTCGTTGTACAGTCTGCCCTGCTGGGCATGTGCCGTAGCCTTACCATAATCAACACGTTACACAGCCTCTTAATCTGACTTTATCTGCCCCTTAATGGGCACATTAGATCATCCAGTCTCATCTTATCGGAGGAATTCCCcatgttcccctccccaccttctctgctaccttgtttctctcttcttcagttctgatgaaagatcccaGACCTGGaacattacctgtttctctttccacaggtactgcctgacctgatgagtgtttccagcagtttctgtttttatttcagatttccaacacctgcagttcttttgatttttgtgCTGTCCACTTGCCCGGGCGGGGGCTGCTCCAACACTCacaaagcttgacaccatccaaaaTAGCACAAAGGATCAACATGTATTCACTTCCTCCACCTCCAGTGCAATATGGTGCAGTAGGTACCAGCTACAAGATAGACGTCAGTACTCGACAGGTCTTCTTGCACAATACCTTCCAAACTGCTCTGGTTGCCCTCCAagtccttcactgtcgctgggttgaaatcctggaatctctacggtggagggcattctgactggttgcatcactgcctggtatggaggctccaatgcacaggatcaaaagaggctgcagagggctgtagactcagcaagttccatcacgggcacaaccctccccaccatcaaggacaccttcaagaggtggtgcctcaagaaggcggcatccatcatcaaggaccttcactatccaggacatgccctcttcacgttactaccattggggaggaggtacaggagcctgaagacccacactcaatgattcaggaacagctccttttCCCCCACcattggatttctgaacggtccatgaacccatgaacactacctcgttattcctcttttacactatttatttacttttgtaacatagtaattttcatgtctttctgtcttgcactgtactgctgccgcaaaacaacaaacgtcacgacatatgtcagtgataataaacctgattctgattgtactCAGGCTCTTAACCACATAGGTAAAGGGTTCAACAAGGCAGTTCAGTAACACTTTCACAAGGGCTGCTAGGGATGGAGATTAAATGTTGGCCGTCCCACCCATATCTCATGAATAAACAtaaaaattaaagagaatcccattCAATGATATTCATTCACCAAGTCCAGTTGAGTAGCCCATATTAACTGGTTGCACAACTTCCCGATCTAAAGAGAACCATCATtacctcagaacatcccaaagaacTTGGAAGCCAATGGAGAAGTTTTGCACACTATTGCAATGTGGGAACAACTACTGTCATTGTATGCTCAGTAAGCTCCCGCAAATATTCATGTGATATTGTCCAAATAACCTGGTGTATTGAAACCTCAGAAATCAATGCTACAAATGCACAGGAGCTTGAGCAACACAgctgctccaacagcaccaccaaagttcacaccctccaccaccaataAGGTCAAGGGCAGTATGTGCAGGTGAACACCAAAAccttctgtttcccttcccagcTGGGAAacacattgctgttccttcatggcTGGGTATGAATCTTGAACCTccatctccaacagcactgtgggaaaatCTCCGCTACACACACTGGAGCTCAACATCATCTTCTTTTTGGCTTCTacaaaatctatctacctcttttttaaatgtattcagcccttggcctccaCTGCGTTTTGTGGCGGAGACTTCCACGGGTTCATCCTTCCATGTGTGAAGCAATACCTCATCTCAGACCTAGTGGCGTAGcttgtagagccgctgcctcacagctccagtgactctaattcagtcctgacctccggtgctgtgtggaatttgcacgttctccctgtgacctcgtgggtttcctctgggtagtCTTGTTTTCATTCCAAAAATTTGCAGCTTGAccagttaattggccagtgtaaattacccctagtgttgatgggaatggggggaggatAAAATcaattaggataggattagtgtaaaaatgggtcacaagatcacaagatcacaagataagggagcagaagcaggccattcggcccatcgagtctgctccaaggaaaagggaaaaagaaatggggtgggaaaaaaagaagaaaaaaaactattctaatcccatttgccagccttatccccatatcccttgataccctgactatttagatatctgactatctcctccttgaatacccccactgatctggcctccgctgctgtgcgtggcaaggagttccacaatttcaccaccctctgggtaaagaaacttctcctcatctctgtcttgaaactgtaccctctaattctaagattgtgccctctggtcctggacacgcccaccaagagaaacagcctagccacatctactctatccttacctgtcaaaattttaaatgtcgctacgaggtcccctctcatccttctgtactccagcgagtacagtccaagagccgacaaacgctcatcatacttaagccctttcattcctggaatcattctcgtaaatctcctctgaaccctctccaacgtcagcacatccttcctaagatgtggggcccaaaactgcgcacagtattccaaatgaggcctcactagcgccccgtagagcctcatcaacacttccttacttttatacactatacctctcgagatgaatgccaacatagcattcgctttcttaaccaccgatccaacctggtggttaacttgtgtttgatggttggcgtggactcagtgttcctgtgctgtctccctctctgtcctgaGGCTGTGACTCCTCATTCTAGATCTCCCAACCAGGGGaagcatcttccctgcatccattCTGTCTAGTCCTGTCAGActccacatttcaatgagatcctctctcattcttctaacctctagttgacccaatctcttttt
Coding sequences within:
- the mb gene encoding myoglobin — its product is MSDWDNVNKVWSSVEGNLPALGQAVLLRLFKEHAETKKHFPKFRDLSLDQLENNEDVRTHGNTVLQTVGKIVKKKGSHANELKALAETHIHKHKIPPHNFTLITNIMLTILTEKYPSSMTGPVKDSFSKVFQTICSDLEKLYKEANFQG